One Bythopirellula goksoeyrii genomic window, AGATCTGGACGGAAGCTCAAGCCGCTCTCTTTACGCTGGCCGATCAAATGCGGGAACAGGTGACCGAGGCGATTGCCGTCGAGAGTCCCTCTCTTGTTGGTGATCTGATCGCTACGGCGTTGAGCCGTGTGGAGTGGCGAGAGATTGCCGAGCATTGGCTGGAGAAGGATGCGACATGACGCTGAAGCGACTTGGTGACTCACCGCCACGGAGCCTGGCAGAGCCTCTCCGAAGCTCGGTCTCTGCCAGCGCCCTGAGCGTGAATCGGATAGCTAAACTAAGCAACGTGGATCAATCGACCCTCAATAAATTTATGAACGGCATTCGGGCCAATCTGCGGCTCGATGTGGCCGACCGTCTCTTTCGACGACTTGGCCTGAGGGTTCTCCACAAAAAACAAGTGCCACAGAAGTAGCTCCTTTGTAATTCCCTAACGAAAGGTCCAACCATGAAAAGGCTCTTAGCAGACTGGCTCAAGGAGCCGGTTTATCACTTGTCGCGACACAACTGCCTCACGGTCGGTGACTGTGTGGAGGGCATTTCGATCATCGGAGCCACGGGTAGTGGCAAAACCAGTAGCAGCGGGCGCGCGATCGCCGTCCAAATGCTCAGAAAAGGTTTCGGGGGCTTGGTGCTCACGGCGAAGGCGGATGACCTCGATACCTGGCTTGGCTACTT contains:
- a CDS encoding DUF7249 family protein; its protein translation is MENEEKYEGWENRETWLVNLHLENEASSYRYWREQAEQSRSSAAKTDQVHAKIWTEAQAALFTLADQMREQVTEAIAVESPSLVGDLIATALSRVEWREIAEHWLEKDAT